From Streptomyces sp. TLI_105, the proteins below share one genomic window:
- a CDS encoding CocE/NonD family hydrolase: MRLRLPRWAAVTAVLAVLAGAGTVTAVATDEAPPVRRADRALDIDGVRIDTSYFTDDSGGRRPAVLLGHGFGGSKDDVRAQAEGLARDGYAVLTWSARGFGASTGEIGLNDPGHEVEDVRKLIDWLAARPEVLLDKPGDPRVGITGASYGGAISLLAAGHDPRVDAIAPQITYWNLADALFPNGVFKKLWAGIFFSTGESPAAAQVAGGRPAGRPGAAKTGSCGRFTTELCSLYQRVAVSGKPDPAARALLEARSPSAVGSRIKAPALLVQGQSDSLFTLAQSDAMARTLTANGAPVAVDWTAGGHDGGDRETERVERRITTWFDRWLKRDASVDTGPAFRVSRTGGVDSTDGQATLRAATADRYPGLTSGTARIALDGAPQTFTNPPGAAPPAVSAVPGLGGGLSGLSSLGVGLSLDFPGQHARFDAKPQTAPLRITGTPTVRVKVTSTAADGSAVLFAKVYDVGPDGRQQVLPAQLVAPVRVDGAKGGKSLTLTLPAIDHEVEAGHRLRLVVAATDLGYASPAVPAGYTVAVEGPLTVPTAPGLSTQAAALPRWVWGLPLLGLAGAAALLLTARRKATAPAPDPELAAVPLQITGLSKKYKGGERYSVRDLSFRVEQGQVLGLLGPNGAGKTTTLRMLMGLITPDEGEIRVFGQAIRPGAPVLSRVGAFVEGAGFLPHLSGRENLDLYWKATGRPAEDAHVDEALRIANLGGALERAVRTYSQGMRQRLALAQAMLGLPDLLILDEPTNGLDPPQIREMREVMIRYAAGGRTVIVSSHLLAEVEQSCTHLVVMDRGQLVQAGPVAEITGSGDTLLVSLAEEIDDALVAKIDALTGIGAATRTDGGLLVRLDGTDPTALIGELVRLDVPLTGVGPHRRLEDAFLTLIGGAA; encoded by the coding sequence ATGCGACTCCGACTTCCCCGGTGGGCCGCCGTCACCGCCGTCCTCGCCGTCCTCGCCGGCGCCGGCACCGTGACCGCCGTCGCCACGGACGAGGCGCCGCCCGTGCGGCGCGCGGACCGGGCCCTCGACATCGACGGGGTGCGCATCGACACCTCGTACTTCACCGACGACTCCGGCGGCCGGCGCCCCGCCGTCCTCCTCGGCCACGGCTTCGGCGGCTCCAAGGACGACGTCCGCGCCCAGGCCGAGGGCCTCGCCCGCGACGGCTACGCCGTGCTCACCTGGTCCGCCCGCGGCTTCGGGGCCTCCACCGGCGAGATCGGCCTCAACGACCCAGGCCACGAGGTCGAGGACGTCCGGAAGCTGATCGACTGGCTCGCGGCCCGCCCCGAGGTCCTCCTCGACAAGCCCGGCGACCCGCGCGTCGGCATCACCGGCGCCTCCTACGGCGGCGCGATCTCCCTGCTCGCCGCCGGACACGACCCGCGCGTCGACGCGATCGCCCCCCAGATCACCTACTGGAACCTCGCCGACGCCCTCTTCCCGAACGGCGTCTTCAAGAAGCTGTGGGCCGGGATCTTCTTCTCCACCGGCGAGTCGCCCGCCGCCGCCCAGGTCGCCGGGGGCCGGCCCGCGGGGCGCCCCGGGGCCGCGAAGACCGGCTCCTGCGGCCGGTTCACCACCGAACTCTGCTCCCTCTACCAGCGCGTCGCCGTCTCCGGGAAGCCCGACCCCGCGGCCCGCGCCCTCCTCGAAGCCCGCAGCCCCTCGGCCGTCGGCTCCCGGATCAAGGCGCCCGCGCTCCTCGTCCAGGGCCAGTCCGACTCGCTCTTCACCCTCGCCCAGTCCGACGCCATGGCCCGCACCCTCACGGCCAACGGCGCCCCCGTCGCCGTCGACTGGACCGCCGGCGGCCACGACGGCGGCGACCGCGAGACCGAGCGCGTCGAGCGCCGGATCACCACCTGGTTCGACCGCTGGCTGAAGCGCGACGCCTCCGTCGACACCGGGCCCGCCTTCCGCGTCAGCCGCACCGGCGGCGTCGACTCCACGGACGGGCAGGCCACCCTCCGCGCCGCGACCGCCGACCGCTACCCGGGGCTCACCTCCGGCACCGCGCGCATCGCCCTCGACGGGGCGCCGCAGACCTTCACCAACCCGCCGGGCGCCGCACCGCCCGCCGTGTCGGCCGTCCCCGGCCTCGGCGGCGGACTCTCCGGCCTCTCCTCCCTCGGCGTCGGCCTCTCCCTCGACTTCCCCGGCCAGCACGCCCGCTTCGACGCGAAGCCGCAGACCGCTCCCCTGCGGATCACCGGCACGCCGACCGTCCGCGTCAAGGTCACCTCCACCGCCGCCGACGGCTCCGCCGTCCTCTTCGCCAAGGTGTACGACGTGGGGCCCGACGGACGGCAGCAGGTGCTGCCCGCCCAGCTCGTCGCCCCCGTCCGCGTCGACGGCGCCAAGGGCGGGAAGAGTCTCACGCTGACCCTGCCCGCGATCGACCACGAGGTGGAGGCCGGGCACCGGCTGCGGCTCGTCGTCGCCGCCACCGACCTCGGCTACGCCTCCCCGGCCGTCCCCGCCGGCTACACCGTCGCCGTCGAGGGCCCGCTCACCGTCCCCACCGCGCCCGGCCTCTCCACCCAGGCCGCCGCCCTGCCCCGGTGGGTGTGGGGCCTGCCGCTCCTCGGCCTCGCCGGAGCCGCCGCCCTGCTGCTCACCGCCCGCCGCAAGGCGACCGCCCCCGCACCCGACCCCGAACTCGCCGCCGTACCCCTCCAGATCACCGGCCTGTCGAAGAAGTACAAGGGCGGAGAGCGGTACAGCGTCAGGGACCTCTCCTTCCGCGTCGAACAGGGCCAGGTCCTCGGCCTCCTCGGCCCCAACGGGGCCGGCAAGACGACCACCCTGCGCATGCTGATGGGCCTCATCACCCCCGACGAGGGCGAGATCCGGGTCTTCGGCCAGGCCATCAGGCCGGGCGCCCCGGTGCTCTCCCGCGTCGGCGCCTTCGTCGAGGGCGCCGGCTTCCTGCCGCACCTGTCGGGCCGGGAGAACCTGGACCTGTACTGGAAAGCCACCGGCCGCCCCGCCGAGGACGCCCACGTCGACGAGGCCCTGCGGATCGCGAACCTGGGCGGCGCCCTCGAACGCGCCGTCCGCACCTACTCGCAGGGCATGCGGCAGCGCCTCGCCCTCGCCCAGGCCATGCTCGGCCTGCCCGACCTGCTCATCCTCGACGAACCCACCAACGGGCTCGACCCGCCGCAGATCCGCGAGATGCGCGAGGTGATGATCCGGTACGCGGCCGGGGGCCGGACCGTCATCGTCTCCAGCCACCTCCTCGCCGAGGTCGAACAGTCCTGCACCCATCTGGTCGTCATGGACCGGGGGCAGCTGGTGCAGGCCGGACCGGTCGCCGAGATCACCGGCTCCGGCGACACCCTCCTGGTGAGCCTGGCCGAGGAGATCGACGACGCCCTCGTCGCGAAGATCGACGCCCTGACCGGCATCGGCGCGGCGACCCGCACCGACGGAGGGCTCCTGGTCCGCCTCGACGGCACCGACCCGACCGCCCTCATCGGCGAACTCGTCCGCCTGGACGTGCCGCTGACCGGCGTCGGCCCCCACCGGCGTCTGGAAGACGCCTTCCTGACCCTGATCGGAGGAGCCGCGTGA
- a CDS encoding sugar phosphate isomerase/epimerase has product MTKPSPQPSPPSRIRIGSAPDSWGVWFPDDPRQVPWQRFLDEVSGAGYTWIELGPYGYLPTDPAVLAEETARRGLRVSAGTVFTGLHHGPDVWDRTWAHVAENAALAQAMGAGHLVVIPSFWRDDRTGEVLEEPTLTAGQWRDLTRLTERLGREVRERYGLRIVVHPHADTHIDGEESVTRFLDATDPDAVALCLDTGHYAYAGGDSVELIETYGERIGYLHLKQVDPEVLAGVVAEGVPFGPAVARGVMCEPPSGVPALEPVLAAASALDVDLFAIVEQDMYPCEPDAPYPIALRTRRFLRSCGV; this is encoded by the coding sequence ATGACGAAGCCGTCGCCGCAGCCGTCGCCACCGTCCCGGATCCGTATCGGATCGGCCCCCGACTCGTGGGGGGTGTGGTTCCCCGACGATCCCCGCCAGGTGCCGTGGCAGCGGTTCCTCGACGAGGTGTCGGGCGCCGGCTACACGTGGATCGAGCTGGGTCCGTACGGCTATCTGCCCACCGATCCGGCCGTCCTCGCGGAGGAGACCGCGCGGCGCGGGCTGCGGGTCTCGGCGGGGACCGTCTTCACCGGCCTTCACCACGGCCCGGACGTCTGGGACCGGACCTGGGCGCACGTCGCGGAGAACGCCGCCCTCGCGCAGGCGATGGGCGCGGGCCATCTGGTCGTCATCCCGTCGTTCTGGCGGGACGACCGGACGGGCGAGGTCCTGGAGGAGCCGACGCTCACCGCCGGGCAGTGGCGGGACCTGACCCGGCTGACGGAGCGTCTGGGACGGGAGGTGCGCGAGCGGTACGGGCTGCGGATCGTGGTCCATCCGCACGCCGACACCCACATCGACGGCGAGGAGAGCGTGACGCGCTTCCTCGACGCCACCGACCCGGACGCGGTCGCGCTCTGCCTGGACACCGGGCACTACGCGTACGCCGGCGGGGACAGCGTCGAGCTGATCGAGACGTACGGGGAGCGGATCGGCTACCTCCATCTCAAGCAGGTCGACCCGGAGGTGCTGGCCGGGGTGGTGGCCGAGGGGGTGCCGTTCGGGCCGGCGGTGGCGCGGGGCGTGATGTGCGAGCCGCCGTCCGGGGTGCCCGCGCTCGAACCGGTGCTCGCCGCCGCGTCGGCGCTGGACGTGGACCTGTTCGCGATCGTCGAGCAGGACATGTACCCGTGCGAACCGGACGCGCCGTACCCGATCGCCCTGCGGACCCGGCGCTTCCTCCGCTCCTGCGGGGTATGA
- the iolB gene encoding 5-deoxy-glucuronate isomerase, translating to METSLHLPAGTAAHGPYAVDIDPERAGWAYSALRVLVLGPGEIHSFESGDSEWAVLPLSGACSVRVDGEIIELLGRASVFDGVSDFAYVPRDAHAQIASGAGGRFALAGAKCERRLPARYGPAPEVPVETRGSGNRARRVRNFASADAFACDRLIAVEVVTPGGNWSSYPPHKHDEHRPGAESVLEEIYYYEIAGPGGLAYQRISPSRPGGAELLAEVRGGDAVLVPDGWHGPSVAQPGHDLYYLNVMAGPGPEREWKICFHPDHTEGYA from the coding sequence ATGGAAACGAGCCTCCACCTCCCCGCCGGAACCGCCGCCCATGGGCCGTACGCCGTCGACATCGACCCCGAGCGGGCCGGATGGGCCTACTCCGCGCTGCGGGTCCTCGTCCTCGGACCGGGGGAGATCCACTCCTTCGAGAGCGGGGATTCCGAATGGGCCGTGCTTCCCCTCTCCGGTGCCTGTAGCGTGCGCGTCGACGGCGAGATCATCGAACTCCTGGGCCGCGCGAGCGTGTTCGACGGGGTGAGCGACTTCGCCTACGTGCCCCGCGACGCCCACGCCCAGATCGCCTCCGGCGCGGGAGGCCGCTTCGCTTTGGCAGGAGCGAAGTGCGAGCGACGACTCCCCGCCCGCTACGGCCCCGCGCCGGAGGTTCCCGTCGAGACCCGGGGCAGCGGCAACCGGGCCCGCCGGGTGCGGAACTTCGCCTCGGCGGACGCCTTCGCCTGCGACCGGCTCATCGCCGTCGAGGTCGTCACGCCCGGCGGGAACTGGTCCTCCTACCCGCCGCACAAGCACGACGAGCACCGCCCGGGCGCCGAGTCCGTCCTGGAGGAGATCTACTACTACGAGATCGCCGGCCCGGGCGGCCTCGCCTACCAGCGGATCTCGCCCTCCCGGCCCGGCGGCGCCGAGCTCCTCGCCGAGGTCCGGGGCGGCGACGCGGTCCTCGTCCCCGACGGCTGGCACGGACCCTCCGTCGCCCAGCCGGGGCACGACCTCTACTACCTCAACGTCATGGCGGGCCCCGGCCCCGAACGGGAGTGGAAGATCTGCTTCCACCCGGACCACACGGAGGGATACGCGTGA
- the mmsA gene encoding CoA-acylating methylmalonate-semialdehyde dehydrogenase: MTKSVHHWIGGKTVEGTSGNWGPVTDPATGAVTTQVALASVEEVDAAVAAAKDAFATWGTSSLAQRTTILFKFRALLDANRDAIAELIVAEHGKVHSDALGEVARGLEIVDLACGITTQLKGELSTQVSNRVDVASIRQPVGVVAGITPFNFPAMVPMWMFPIAIATGNTFILKPSEKDPSPSLKIAELLAEAGLPDGVFNVVHGDKVAVDRLLEHPDVSAISFVGSTPIAKYIHTTASANGKRVQALGGAKNHMLVLPDADLDAAADAAVSAAYGSAGERCMAISAVVAVGSIGDELVQKIRERAEKIKIGPGTDPTSEMGPLITAVHRDKVASYVHGAADEGCEVVLDGTGHTVDGHENGHWIGLSLLDHVPTTAKAYRDEIFGPVLCVLRAETYEEGLALINASPFGNGTAIFTRDGGAARRFQLEVEAGMVGVNVPIPVPVGYHSFGGWKDSLFGDHHIYGNDGVHFYTRGKVVTTRWPDPSEAPAGVDLGFPRNH, from the coding sequence ATGACGAAGAGCGTCCACCACTGGATCGGTGGCAAGACCGTCGAGGGCACGTCGGGCAACTGGGGCCCGGTCACCGACCCGGCCACCGGTGCCGTCACCACCCAGGTCGCCCTCGCCTCGGTGGAGGAGGTCGACGCGGCCGTCGCCGCCGCGAAGGACGCCTTCGCCACCTGGGGCACCTCCTCGCTCGCCCAGCGCACCACGATCCTCTTCAAGTTCCGCGCGCTGCTCGACGCCAACCGCGACGCGATCGCCGAGCTGATCGTCGCCGAGCACGGCAAGGTCCACTCGGACGCGCTCGGCGAGGTCGCCCGCGGCCTGGAGATCGTCGACCTGGCCTGCGGCATCACCACCCAGCTCAAGGGCGAGCTCTCCACCCAGGTGTCGAACCGCGTGGACGTGGCGTCCATCCGCCAGCCCGTCGGCGTCGTCGCCGGCATCACGCCCTTCAACTTCCCGGCCATGGTGCCGATGTGGATGTTCCCCATCGCCATCGCGACCGGCAACACCTTCATCCTCAAGCCCAGCGAGAAGGACCCGTCGCCCTCCCTGAAGATCGCCGAGCTGCTCGCCGAGGCGGGCCTCCCCGACGGCGTCTTCAACGTCGTCCACGGCGACAAGGTGGCCGTCGACCGCCTCCTGGAGCACCCGGACGTCTCCGCGATCTCCTTCGTCGGCTCGACCCCGATCGCCAAGTACATCCACACCACCGCCTCCGCCAACGGCAAGCGCGTCCAGGCGCTCGGCGGCGCCAAGAACCACATGCTGGTCCTCCCCGACGCCGACCTCGACGCCGCCGCCGACGCGGCCGTCTCCGCGGCGTACGGCTCCGCCGGCGAGCGCTGCATGGCGATCTCCGCGGTCGTCGCCGTCGGCTCCATCGGCGACGAGCTCGTCCAGAAGATCCGCGAGCGCGCCGAGAAGATCAAGATCGGCCCCGGCACCGACCCCACCTCCGAGATGGGACCGCTCATCACGGCCGTCCACCGCGACAAGGTCGCCTCCTACGTCCACGGCGCGGCGGACGAGGGCTGCGAGGTCGTCCTCGACGGCACCGGTCACACCGTCGACGGCCACGAGAACGGCCACTGGATCGGCCTCTCCCTCCTGGACCACGTGCCGACCACGGCCAAGGCCTACCGGGACGAGATCTTCGGCCCGGTCCTCTGCGTGCTGCGCGCCGAGACGTACGAGGAGGGCCTCGCCCTCATCAACGCCTCGCCGTTCGGCAACGGCACCGCGATCTTCACCCGCGACGGCGGCGCCGCCCGCCGCTTCCAGCTGGAGGTCGAGGCCGGCATGGTCGGCGTGAACGTGCCGATCCCGGTACCGGTGGGCTACCACTCCTTCGGCGGCTGGAAGGACTCGCTCTTCGGCGACCACCACATCTACGGCAACGACGGCGTGCACTTCTACACCCGCGGCAAGGTCGTCACCACCCGCTGGCCGGACCCGTCCGAGGCCCCGGCGGGCGTCGACCTGGGCTTCCCGCGCAACCACTGA
- the iolC gene encoding 5-dehydro-2-deoxygluconokinase: MGRLGVDLYPLQTGVGLDRVETFRKFLGGSAANVAVAAARLGRRTALVSRTGADPFGTYLRRELKGFDVDDRWVTEVPEHPTPVTFCALFPPDDFPLYFYRRPRAPDLEIRPHELDLDAIRAARVFWATGTGLCAEPSRTATLEALRARSGREATVLDLDWRPMFWTDPAAARPYYTEALRHATVAVGNLDECEVATGEREPEAAARALLATGAVRLAVVKQGPAGVLALAADGTRAEVPPLPVEVVNGLGAGDAFGGALVHGLLAGRDLGTVLRQANAAGAIVAGRLACSSAMPDATEIAEALAAGSGTLPERG, encoded by the coding sequence ATGGGGCGCCTCGGCGTGGACCTCTACCCGCTCCAGACCGGCGTCGGGCTCGACCGGGTCGAGACCTTCCGCAAGTTCCTCGGCGGCTCCGCGGCCAACGTCGCCGTCGCCGCGGCCCGCCTCGGCCGCCGCACCGCGCTCGTCTCCCGCACCGGCGCCGACCCCTTCGGCACCTACCTGCGCCGTGAGCTCAAGGGCTTCGACGTGGACGACCGCTGGGTGACCGAGGTCCCCGAGCACCCCACCCCCGTCACCTTCTGCGCGCTCTTCCCGCCCGACGACTTCCCGCTGTACTTCTACCGCCGCCCCCGCGCCCCCGATCTGGAGATCCGGCCGCACGAGCTGGACCTCGACGCGATCCGCGCCGCCCGCGTCTTCTGGGCGACCGGCACCGGCCTGTGCGCCGAACCCAGCCGCACCGCGACCCTGGAGGCGCTGCGGGCCAGGTCCGGCCGGGAGGCGACGGTCCTCGACCTGGACTGGCGGCCCATGTTCTGGACGGACCCGGCGGCGGCCCGCCCGTACTACACCGAGGCGCTGCGGCACGCGACCGTCGCCGTCGGCAACCTCGACGAGTGCGAGGTCGCCACCGGGGAACGGGAGCCGGAGGCCGCCGCCCGCGCCCTCCTCGCGACCGGCGCGGTCCGGCTCGCCGTCGTCAAACAGGGCCCCGCGGGCGTCCTCGCGCTCGCCGCCGACGGGACCCGCGCCGAGGTGCCGCCGCTGCCGGTCGAGGTCGTCAACGGGCTCGGCGCGGGCGACGCCTTCGGCGGGGCGCTCGTCCACGGGCTGCTCGCCGGCCGGGACCTCGGCACGGTCCTGCGCCAGGCGAACGCCGCCGGCGCGATCGTCGCGGGCCGCCTCGCCTGCTCCTCCGCGATGCCGGACGCCACGGAGATCGCCGAAGCCCTCGCGGCGGGCAGCGGCACCCTGCCGGAACGGGGGTAG
- a CDS encoding AlpA family transcriptional regulator yields the protein MTDRRLWSYKDIAAHIRVQPDTIRSYRKHGLLPAPDHVESGRPYWYVDTIRAWVASRPGNRARRD from the coding sequence ATGACGGACAGAAGGCTCTGGTCGTACAAGGACATCGCGGCGCACATCCGGGTGCAGCCGGACACGATCCGCTCCTACCGGAAGCACGGGCTGCTGCCGGCCCCCGACCACGTGGAGTCGGGCAGGCCCTACTGGTACGTGGACACGATCCGCGCCTGGGTCGCGAGCCGCCCCGGCAACCGGGCCCGCCGCGACTGA
- a CDS encoding ABC transporter permease, producing MTATTTTAITSTSAPGYRPGRTLPLRVEALRQWKRRRTLVMGGILVALPFVLIAAFAIGGPGGGGREGRITLMDTATASGANFAATCLFVSAGFLLVIPVALFCGDTVASEASWSSLRYLLAAPVPRSRLLASKLAVALGYSAAAMVLLPLVALTAGTVAYGWGPLRLPTGGSVPAGDALLRIGIAVVFVFASQLVTAGLAFWLSTRTDAPLGAVGGAVGLTIVGNVLDAVTALGDWRDFLPAHWQFAWIDALQPQLEWGGMVKGTAISVTYALVLFALAFRGFARKDIVS from the coding sequence GTGACCGCCACGACCACCACGGCCATCACGTCGACGAGTGCCCCCGGCTATCGGCCCGGGCGCACCCTGCCCCTGCGCGTCGAGGCCCTCCGCCAGTGGAAGCGCCGCCGCACCCTCGTCATGGGCGGCATCCTCGTCGCCCTGCCGTTCGTGCTGATCGCGGCCTTCGCGATCGGCGGCCCCGGGGGCGGCGGCCGCGAAGGCCGCATCACCCTGATGGACACGGCGACGGCCTCCGGCGCCAACTTCGCCGCGACCTGCCTCTTCGTCTCGGCCGGTTTCCTCCTCGTCATTCCGGTGGCGCTCTTCTGCGGGGACACGGTCGCCTCCGAGGCGAGCTGGTCCTCCCTGCGGTACCTGCTCGCCGCGCCCGTCCCGCGCTCCCGGCTCCTCGCCTCCAAGCTGGCGGTCGCCCTCGGCTACAGCGCGGCCGCGATGGTCCTCCTTCCGCTCGTGGCCCTGACCGCGGGCACGGTCGCCTACGGCTGGGGGCCGCTCCGGCTGCCCACCGGCGGCTCGGTCCCCGCCGGGGACGCCCTGCTGCGGATCGGGATCGCCGTCGTCTTCGTCTTCGCCTCCCAACTGGTCACCGCGGGCCTCGCCTTCTGGCTGTCCACCCGCACCGACGCCCCGCTCGGCGCGGTGGGCGGCGCCGTCGGACTGACCATCGTCGGCAACGTCCTGGACGCCGTCACGGCGCTCGGCGACTGGCGCGACTTCCTGCCCGCGCACTGGCAGTTCGCCTGGATCGACGCGCTCCAGCCCCAGCTGGAGTGGGGCGGCATGGTGAAGGGCACGGCGATCTCCGTGACGTACGCCCTGGTCCTCTTCGCGCTCGCCTTCCGCGGCTTCGCCCGCAAGGACATCGTGTCGTAG
- the iolD gene encoding 3D-(3,5/4)-trihydroxycyclohexane-1,2-dione acylhydrolase (decyclizing), whose translation MSIRLTVAQALVRFLAAQHTERDGVRQRLVAATWGVFGHGNVAGIGQALIEEEHMPFHQGRNEQAMVHAAVGHARRTNRLSAHAVTTSIGPGATNLVTGAALATINHLPVLLLPGDTFAGRPADPVLQQLQLPHAGDVSVNDCLRPVSRYFDRVTRPEALIPAALAAVRVLADPAETGAVTLALPQDVQAEAYDWPEEFFAERIWRVRRPSPDEEELDAAAAAIARATRPLIVAGGGVRYSAAEESLSDLAARTGIPVASTQAGKGSLPHDHPQDVGGIGHTGTAVADHLARTADLVIGVGTRWTDFTTASGTLFGHPDVRFVNLNIAAFDSHKMAALPLVADAREGLEQLHTLLEQHHVPAPYVHEYAEEKLRWEARVDAAYAAPDEDARPTQTQVLGVLDTLVDAGDILINAAGSLPGDLHKLWRARSPEQYHVEYGYSCMGYEIPAAVGVLLAAPGRPVWALVGDGTYLMNPTEIVTAVQERLPLKLVILQNHGYASIGGLSEAVGAERYGTDYRLRAEDGSFTGPPLPVDLGANAASLGMRVLRPRTIRDLREALADARAAADPTCVYVETETADSVSGPPPAQAWWDVPVAEISTRPSAVKAREEYDRHVTARRRHL comes from the coding sequence GTGAGCATCCGGCTGACCGTCGCGCAGGCGCTCGTCCGCTTCCTCGCCGCCCAGCACACCGAGCGCGACGGCGTCCGGCAGCGGCTCGTCGCCGCCACCTGGGGCGTCTTCGGGCACGGGAACGTCGCCGGGATCGGCCAGGCGCTGATCGAAGAGGAACACATGCCCTTCCACCAGGGCCGCAACGAGCAGGCCATGGTGCACGCCGCCGTCGGCCACGCCCGCCGGACGAACCGGCTCTCCGCGCACGCCGTCACCACCTCCATCGGCCCCGGCGCCACCAACCTCGTCACCGGCGCCGCCCTCGCCACGATCAACCACCTCCCGGTCCTGCTGCTGCCCGGCGACACCTTCGCCGGCCGCCCCGCCGACCCCGTCCTCCAGCAGCTCCAACTCCCTCACGCGGGCGACGTCTCCGTCAACGACTGCCTCCGCCCGGTCTCCCGGTACTTCGACCGGGTCACCCGGCCCGAGGCCCTGATCCCGGCCGCCCTCGCCGCCGTCCGGGTCCTCGCCGACCCCGCCGAGACCGGCGCCGTGACCCTCGCCCTGCCCCAGGACGTCCAGGCGGAGGCGTACGACTGGCCGGAGGAGTTCTTCGCCGAGCGGATCTGGCGGGTCCGCCGCCCCTCCCCGGACGAGGAGGAACTGGACGCGGCGGCCGCGGCGATCGCCCGTGCCACCCGCCCGCTGATCGTCGCCGGCGGCGGCGTCCGGTACAGCGCGGCCGAGGAGTCGCTCTCCGACCTCGCCGCGCGGACCGGCATCCCGGTCGCCTCAACCCAGGCCGGCAAGGGGTCGCTGCCGCACGACCACCCCCAGGACGTCGGCGGCATCGGCCACACCGGTACCGCCGTCGCCGACCACCTGGCCCGCACCGCCGACCTGGTCATCGGCGTCGGCACCCGCTGGACCGACTTCACCACCGCCTCCGGCACCCTCTTCGGCCACCCCGACGTACGGTTCGTCAACCTCAACATCGCCGCCTTCGACTCCCACAAGATGGCGGCGCTCCCGCTCGTCGCCGACGCCCGCGAGGGCCTGGAACAGCTCCACACGCTCCTGGAGCAGCACCACGTCCCCGCGCCCTACGTCCACGAGTACGCCGAGGAGAAGCTCCGCTGGGAGGCCCGCGTCGACGCCGCGTACGCCGCCCCCGACGAGGACGCCCGTCCCACCCAGACCCAGGTCCTCGGCGTACTCGACACCCTGGTCGACGCGGGCGACATCCTGATCAACGCCGCCGGCTCGCTCCCCGGCGACCTCCACAAGCTGTGGCGGGCCCGCTCCCCGGAGCAGTACCACGTCGAGTACGGCTACTCCTGCATGGGCTACGAGATCCCCGCCGCCGTCGGCGTCCTCCTCGCCGCGCCCGGCCGGCCCGTCTGGGCGCTCGTCGGAGACGGGACGTACCTGATGAATCCCACCGAGATCGTCACCGCCGTGCAGGAACGGCTCCCGCTGAAACTGGTGATCCTCCAGAACCACGGGTACGCCTCCATCGGCGGCCTCTCCGAGGCCGTCGGCGCCGAGCGGTACGGCACCGACTACCGCCTGCGGGCCGAGGACGGAAGCTTCACCGGCCCCCCGCTCCCCGTCGACCTCGGCGCCAACGCGGCGTCCCTCGGGATGCGCGTACTACGCCCCCGCACCATCCGTGACCTGCGGGAAGCCCTCGCGGACGCCCGGGCGGCCGCGGATCCCACATGTGTCTACGTCGAGACCGAAACGGCAGACAGTGTGTCGGGCCCGCCCCCGGCCCAGGCGTGGTGGGATGTGCCCGTGGCCGAGATCTCGACCCGCCCGTCGGCGGTCAAGGCCCGCGAGGAGTACGACCGGCACGTCACCGCCCGACGCCGCCATCTCTGA